The genomic DNA TCCGTGCCCCACGGGGCGAACCGTTCCTGACGAAACAAGGAAGCAAGGCATGGCTGATCCCATTTCCGTATTGTTGGTGGACGACGAGCCTGATCTGCTGGACTTTCTCTCCAAGCGGCTGAACCGCCGCGGATTCATCGTCCAGACGGCTTCCAATGGCCGACAGGCGCTGGCCGCGATTGGCGTTCTCCCGCCGGATGTCGTCATTCTGGACATGCTCATGCCCGGCGGCATGGACGGGCTGGCGACCCTCAGGGAAATCCGCCGTCTCTTCCCGCTGGTGGAAGTGCTGCTGCTCACGGCCCACGCATCCACCGAGGCTGCTTTGCGCGGCATGGAGCTTGGCGCATACGACTATTTGATCAAACCGGTGGCCATCGGCGAGCTGGTGCTCAAGATTGAAGAGGCCTCGGGCAAGCGTGGCGTCATGGCCAGCCCCCTGGACCCGGACGTGAATCACGACGCCTGACTCTCCAACCCCGCCTTGCGAGGTATGCCCATGACCACGTTCTGGACCAGGATTTCAAGGCTTGTCGGCTTGGCCGACCCCGAGGAAATCGAAACGCTGGAGCGTTCTCTGCGCCTCGATTTTCGCAAACGCTGCTCCCTGTTCCGGCAGCTTGTCGGCTCCAACAACCTCGCTCTTGAGGTCATGAGCGAAATCGAGGAGCTGTTGCGCGGCGCCACCCCGTTCGGCGTGCCGCAGATACGCGGCATGTGTGCACTGACTACGGCCAACGTCTTCAAGATGATCCGCTGCCTTAATGGCATGACCAATGGCCGCTACAACGCGCTCTTTGGCCGTTTGCGCGCCATTCAGGAGGAGATGGGCCGTCATGTGGAAGGTGGCCGCGAGCCTCTGGCCGGACCGCTGGTGCTCCCGCTTGGGCAGATCGGCGCTGCGGATTCGGGCGAGGTCGGCCCCAAGATGGCGAATCTTGGCGAGCTGGGCCGGATCGGACTGGCCGTGCCCCGCGGATTCGTGATCACGGCCAGTGCGTTCCGACGTTTTTTTGAACATGCCGGGCTGACTGCGGAGATCGAGGGCCTCATTCGGGAGCGGCAGGTGGACCGGTTGGACGAACGCTACGCCCTGTCCTCGACCATACAGGAAATGATCGTGGCCGCGCCGCTGCCTGACGACTTGCTCCAGGACATCGAGGGGCACTGTCAGGCACTCGCCCGCGACCATGGCGACGAGGTCCGGCTGGCGATCCGCTCCTCGGCTCTTGGCGAGGATCTGCCGGATGCCTCCTTTGCAGGACAGTACCGCACCGAGCTGGGCGTACGGCTGGAGCAGGTAGCCCGCTCATACAAGGAGGTCGTTGCCAGCAAATACGGCGTCGCGGCCATGACCTACCGCTGGAACCGGGGCATACCCGACGAGGGCATGGCCGTGTGCGTCGGGTGCCTGCTGATGGTCGATGCGGCGGCAGGCGGCGTGGTCTACACCCTTGACCCAGTCAACCCGGTCGATCACAGGCTGGTCATCCACGCCGCGCCGGGTCTGCCCACGGCGGTGGTGGACGGCAACATCCAGGCGGACCGATACCTGGTCTCGCGTGACGATCCGCCAAGGATCGTGCAATCCCATGTCCCACGGAAGGATTCCATGGCCCAGCTGGACGCGCAAGAGGGTATCGCCCACATACAGCTGCAAGGCCGGGACGCCCTGGCCCAGGCCATAGACACCCCGGTGATCCTTGACCTGTGCCGAAAGGCGTTGGCCGTGGAGCGCCACTTTGGCCAGCCCCAGGATGTGGAGTGGGTGCTCGACCGCCAGGGAGCCCTGGTCTTTCTCCAAGCACGGCCCATGACCAGCCACGCCTCCATTGTTCTGGAAAATGAGGACACTCCCGGGCTGCCCCTGCTGCTCTCCGACGGCGAGCCCGCCTCGCCCGGCGCGGCCTGCGGCAAGGTTTTCGTGGTCCGCAAGAACGCCGATGCCTTTTCCTTTCCCGAAGGGGCAGTGCTGGTGACGGCCCAGGCCCTGCCGCGCTGGGCGCCTCTGCTCTCCAAAGCGGTCGCAGTGGTCGCCGAGACCGGTAGCGCAGCCGGGCATCTGGCAAACGTGGCCAGGGAGTTCGACGTGCCCGCAGTCTTTGGGCTTGAAAACGCGGTTTCGCTCCTGGAAGGCAGTGAGATGGTCACTGTGGACGGAACCCATGGCCGGGTGTATTCCGGCTGTGCCGAGAGCCTGCTGGCCGATCAGGCAGAGAAGAGGCCGGGATTCATGCTCGGCAGCCCGGTCATGAACACCCTCGCCAGCGTGGCGCGGCACATAGTGCCCCTGACCCTGCTCGACCCCGAATCGCCCGATTTCACCCCGGAATACTGCCGCACCCTGCACGATATCACCCGCTTCTGCCACGAGAAGTCCGTTGGCGAGCTGTTCGCCGCCGACAGCGGGCCGGTGCGCAATCGGCTGGCCAAACAACTCCGGTACAGGGGCAGGCCGCTCAAATACTGGCTCATCGACCTGGGCAACGGATTCAGGAATCCGCCCCAGGATCGTTTCATCGATTTCGAGAACATCGCCTCCCGGCCCCTGCATGTGCTCTGGGAAGGCATGACCGCCAAGGATTGGAGCGGTCCGCCGATGCTCGATGTCAGGGGATTCGCCGCCATCATCAGTCAGGCGGCCACCAATCGGGACATCGAGCCGGCCATGGCCTCCAGCTTTGAGGTCAAGAACTACTTCATGATCACCGACACCTTCCTCTCGCTCCAATCCCGGTTCGGGTTCCACTTCTGCACACTTGAAGCCCTGCTGGGTGACGTTGCGGAAGAGAACTACGTCAGTTTCCGCTTCAAGGGCGGTGCGGCGGATCTGGATCGGCGCATCCTGCGGGCCGAGCTGGTGGCCGACATCCTGGAGGAATACGGCTTTCGCACCGAACTGCGTCAGGACGCCCTGCTGGCCAGGGCCGAGGGCCTGCCCCGTCCCGAGCTTGAGGAAAAGCTCAGAATTCTGGGATTCGTCATGATTCACACCAAGCAACTGGACATGGTCATGAAGAACCGAAGAATGGCAGTCGCCTACGAACAAAGGCTGCGGCGCGACCTGGAAATCATGATCGGAAGCCACCAAGGTACAGTCGGCTAGGAGCTGAAGACGCCGCTGCCGCGGAATTAAGGTCTCTTCAGCCCGTTTCATCACTCAGCTTGACAAGCAACTGAAATCACACAATGGGCGTTTCAATATGGGAAGCGGACAACTAGGCCCAAGGCCTACGGGGAGGAACGCTGGGCCAAGACTTGCTCGAACTGTGTCAAGACGGCAAGGAATCCGGAATCGAAAAAGCCGTGTAGTCATCCCGTCTCGAATGCCTTTGGCCGGTAGAACGCTAAGTGGCCTCGGTCAGCTGCCCACGACCTCAAATGCAAGACAGCCCTTCCCTTCCTGAAGCCGGGGCAAAGTGCTAGGTCATTCCTCATGCAGGAGGGACACGCCGAAGCAGAATAGACAAATAAAATCAAAGCATTGCCGCGATGCCGAAAAGCAAGACGTTCCGAGTCTTCCCTTCGGCACTTGAGGTTTGGGCCCTCGCTTTTCATGGGCACACGAAGTATTGTAGCTATTGTCGTTATCCGCATGTTGACGAGGTTTAGTTTCTTGGCTGTGATTGCTTGAAATACGTAGACTATTTGTGTTGAGCCTGTGTGAAAGTATGTGTTGATTCTGTTCCAAAGTCACCAGGAATAGTCTGCAATCGCTGAGAATCGCCAAAAGTAAGTCCCCGCCATGTTGGGAAAACACGGCGGGGACTCGCTTCTCGAATACGCGGTGGGTCTTTTTGGAAAAGTTTTCCCCCCGGACCCCCCTTTCAAAACTTTTGGGGCTGTACCAGATAACTCCTCTGGGTTATCGGTATGGCAATGCGAAAAAGTCGTTTGAGTCAGAAAAAGCAGCTCCGATTGATTGAGCATTTTGTAGCTGGCACCACTGCCCGCTGTGCAGCTGATCTGGTTGGAGTGAACGTCAAAACAGCCGCCTTTTACTTTCATCGGCTCCGGGAAATCATAGCTGAAGAAGAGGCCGGTGAAGGGATGGATTTTGGCGAATTTGAAGTCGATGAAAGTTACTTCGGAGGAAAGCGGAAGGGCAAACGGGGCCGAGGGGCCGCAGGCAAGGTGCCTGTTTTTGGAATTCTTAAAAGAGGCGGGAAGGTATACACACAGGTGATTCCTGACGCCAAGAGCAAGACGTTGCTGCCTATTATTCGTGGGAAAGTGCAACCAGACAGTATCGTGTACTCAGATGCTCTTTACAGCTACAATGTCCTCGACGTTTCCGAGTTCAAACACTTCAGGATCAACCATTCGAGGTTGTTTGCCGACAAGCAAAACCACATCAATGGGATTGAAAATTTTTGGAACCAGGCCAAGCGCCACATGAGGAAATTCAACGGCATTCCGACCAAGAACTTTCCTCTATTCTTGAAGGAGTGTGAGTGGCGTTTTAACAACACCAATCCACAAAGACAGTTTAAGCAACTGAAACAGTGGGTTAAGAAACATATGGGCTAGTTATCTGGTACAGCCCCAAACTTTTTGGGTCTACGCCGCCAGGAAGGGCGAAGGGCAAGCAAGGGCTTGATGGCGGCGTAGGGGGCTGCGCGTCCGCACGAGGCAGGCTTCTTTTTGTTCATACTTTCTGTAAAAGCTCTGCCTTTCCGCTCATCCACGCCCTCTCCGCCGCTCTCCGCCGCTCTGTTCCCCCAGTCTCGCCTTGCGGCGGAGCGCCACAAAGTTCTGGAAGGGGGGTCCAGGGGGGGAAACCTCTTCCAAGAGGTTTCCCCCCTGGCCGCCGGAGGCATCCCTCCTCCGCGCTTTTCTCCGTATTGGAAATCGGGTACGTAGGGTGCCATGCCGGAGTTGCCAGAGGTTGAAGTCATTGCCCGTGGGCTGCACGCCGTTTTGGTGGGGCGGGTCATTGCGGCTGTGGAGCCGGTCGATCCCACGCGGTTGAGTGAGGACGGGGCTGCGTTGGCGGCCAAGGTGGTCGGGGCCGGGGTGGTTCGGGTGAGCCGCCGGGCCAAGGTGCTGCTGATCGGGCTTGGCAACGGCGCGACCCTGGCCTTTCATCTGAAGATGACCGGGCGCGTGGTCCATGGACCCATGCGGCCTGTGGAGCGCCATGACCGGACCCGGTTCATATTGGACGACGGGTCGCTCCTTTGCTTTGCCGACATGCGCCGATTCGGGTATGTGCGCGCCTTTGCGCCGGGCGGGTTGGAGACGTGGGATTTTCTGTGCCGGGTCGGGCCTGAACCGTTGGACACCCCCCCTGCGGCCCTGGCCGGGCGGGTTTTGTCGAGATCGGGGCGGATCAAGGCGCTCCTGCTCGACCAGGCGGTGGTGGCAGGCGTGGGCAACATCTATGCAGACGAATCCCTGCACCGGGCGGGCATCCATCCGCAGACGCGCGGCAACCGGCTGGGCCGGGCCGGGGCAGAGCGATTGTTCGCCCATCTTCAGGACGTGCTGCGCCAGGCCATTGCGGAGAACGGCAGCTCCATCCGCGACTATGTCAACGCCAGCGGCGATGCCGGGGCCTTTCAGAACAGCTTTGCCGTGTACGGCAGAAAGGGCAGTCCCTGCGCGGTCTGCGGGGCGATCCTGTTTGCCGTCAAGGTGGCCGGGCGCACCTCCACCTTTTGCCCGCGCTGCCAGCCGGAGCCATGACGGCAGACCGCAACCGTCTGCGAAAGTCCGTTGTGGTCTAAAGGGGCTGCACAGACCGCGACCGGTGGGGAGAGGCCGCTGTCGTCGAGCAGGGCAGGGGCTGGGCAGGCTGGCTGGGAGGTTTCTTCGAGATTGGCCGACGATGCTGGCATGATGTATGATTCTAAATGTTTATGATGTATTCTGACAGAATCGGTACACAGGGCTCCAAGCGGGCGATGCCCGAGCCAGATCAGAAGAAGAGCGAACGAAATCGAAATATTAAAGTTTCTCTAGTAAAAGACTAGAGAATGTGGTCAACGTGATTTCAACCAGTTAGCGCGACGCCTTTGCGGCGGAGAAAAACAGTGAGCAGGCACGGCAGGGACATAGCCAGAAACGCCGCCGTGGTGGCGGGCGCGACCCTGGTTTCCAGGGTGTTGGGGTTTGTTAGGGATATGATCATGGCCTTTGCCTTGGGGGCCGGGATCTTTGCCGATGCCTTTTTCGTGGCCTTCCGCATCCCGAACCTGCTGCGGCGGCTGTTCGGCGAGGGGTCGCTGACCATGGCCTTCATCCCGGTCTACTCCCGGCTGCGCGAGGAGGAGGGCGAGGAGGTGGCCCAGGCCATGGCCCGTTCGGCCATGATCTGGCTGGCGGTCATTCTCTGCGGAATCACCCTTGCCGCCGAGTTGCTGGCCGGGCCGCTGACCCTTGCCATTGCGCCGGGGTTCACCCGCAATGCCGAGCTGTTCGACGTCACGGTCGATCTGGTGCGCATCTGTTTCCCGTATGTGGTCTTTATCTGCGGGGTAGCCCTGTGCATGGGCGTGCTCAATGCGGAGGGCCGTTTTCTGGCCCCGGCCATGGCTCCTTCGGTGCTCAATGTGGTCATGATCGGCTCGGCCCTGTTCGGCTACTGGACCGGGCTCAACGTGGCCTATTCCATGGCCTACGGCGTACTCATCGGCGGGTTCGGCCAATGGCTGTCCCAGCAGTCCGCCCTGCGCGCGATCGGGTTTTCCTGGCGCGGCCCCTGGTCGTGGCGCAACAAGGGCGTGGCCCGCATGGGGCTGCTCATGCTGCCTACCGTGTTCGGCGCGGCGGTCTACCAGCTCAACATCCTGCTCGGCACCCTGCTCGCCTCGTTCCTGCCCGTGGGCTCGGTCTCCTACCTCTATTATGCGGACCGGCTGGTCCAGTTCCCGCT from Pseudodesulfovibrio aespoeensis Aspo-2 includes the following:
- a CDS encoding PEP/pyruvate-binding domain-containing protein; translated protein: MTTFWTRISRLVGLADPEEIETLERSLRLDFRKRCSLFRQLVGSNNLALEVMSEIEELLRGATPFGVPQIRGMCALTTANVFKMIRCLNGMTNGRYNALFGRLRAIQEEMGRHVEGGREPLAGPLVLPLGQIGAADSGEVGPKMANLGELGRIGLAVPRGFVITASAFRRFFEHAGLTAEIEGLIRERQVDRLDERYALSSTIQEMIVAAPLPDDLLQDIEGHCQALARDHGDEVRLAIRSSALGEDLPDASFAGQYRTELGVRLEQVARSYKEVVASKYGVAAMTYRWNRGIPDEGMAVCVGCLLMVDAAAGGVVYTLDPVNPVDHRLVIHAAPGLPTAVVDGNIQADRYLVSRDDPPRIVQSHVPRKDSMAQLDAQEGIAHIQLQGRDALAQAIDTPVILDLCRKALAVERHFGQPQDVEWVLDRQGALVFLQARPMTSHASIVLENEDTPGLPLLLSDGEPASPGAACGKVFVVRKNADAFSFPEGAVLVTAQALPRWAPLLSKAVAVVAETGSAAGHLANVAREFDVPAVFGLENAVSLLEGSEMVTVDGTHGRVYSGCAESLLADQAEKRPGFMLGSPVMNTLASVARHIVPLTLLDPESPDFTPEYCRTLHDITRFCHEKSVGELFAADSGPVRNRLAKQLRYRGRPLKYWLIDLGNGFRNPPQDRFIDFENIASRPLHVLWEGMTAKDWSGPPMLDVRGFAAIISQAATNRDIEPAMASSFEVKNYFMITDTFLSLQSRFGFHFCTLEALLGDVAEENYVSFRFKGGAADLDRRILRAELVADILEEYGFRTELRQDALLARAEGLPRPELEEKLRILGFVMIHTKQLDMVMKNRRMAVAYEQRLRRDLEIMIGSHQGTVG
- a CDS encoding response regulator codes for the protein MADPISVLLVDDEPDLLDFLSKRLNRRGFIVQTASNGRQALAAIGVLPPDVVILDMLMPGGMDGLATLREIRRLFPLVEVLLLTAHASTEAALRGMELGAYDYLIKPVAIGELVLKIEEASGKRGVMASPLDPDVNHDA
- the mutM gene encoding bifunctional DNA-formamidopyrimidine glycosylase/DNA-(apurinic or apyrimidinic site) lyase — protein: MPELPEVEVIARGLHAVLVGRVIAAVEPVDPTRLSEDGAALAAKVVGAGVVRVSRRAKVLLIGLGNGATLAFHLKMTGRVVHGPMRPVERHDRTRFILDDGSLLCFADMRRFGYVRAFAPGGLETWDFLCRVGPEPLDTPPAALAGRVLSRSGRIKALLLDQAVVAGVGNIYADESLHRAGIHPQTRGNRLGRAGAERLFAHLQDVLRQAIAENGSSIRDYVNASGDAGAFQNSFAVYGRKGSPCAVCGAILFAVKVAGRTSTFCPRCQPEP
- a CDS encoding IS1595 family transposase, giving the protein MRKSRLSQKKQLRLIEHFVAGTTARCAADLVGVNVKTAAFYFHRLREIIAEEEAGEGMDFGEFEVDESYFGGKRKGKRGRGAAGKVPVFGILKRGGKVYTQVIPDAKSKTLLPIIRGKVQPDSIVYSDALYSYNVLDVSEFKHFRINHSRLFADKQNHINGIENFWNQAKRHMRKFNGIPTKNFPLFLKECEWRFNNTNPQRQFKQLKQWVKKHMG
- the murJ gene encoding murein biosynthesis integral membrane protein MurJ, whose translation is MSRHGRDIARNAAVVAGATLVSRVLGFVRDMIMAFALGAGIFADAFFVAFRIPNLLRRLFGEGSLTMAFIPVYSRLREEEGEEVAQAMARSAMIWLAVILCGITLAAELLAGPLTLAIAPGFTRNAELFDVTVDLVRICFPYVVFICGVALCMGVLNAEGRFLAPAMAPSVLNVVMIGSALFGYWTGLNVAYSMAYGVLIGGFGQWLSQQSALRAIGFSWRGPWSWRNKGVARMGLLMLPTVFGAAVYQLNILLGTLLASFLPVGSVSYLYYADRLVQFPLGVFGLAISTAALPSLARLAARGEMDEYDSAMSLSLGLTLFIALPSAAGLIALAAPMISLLFERGAFTIEAVTATSRALIAYSVGLPFIALARPLVAGFYALEDTRTPVRIAVLCLAANIGLGLLLMRPLAHVGLALAVSLSSMLNFVLLHVYLSRKRKASLVPLVASVKTLLLSLGVGVGAYFSASWGLWWLALLPVWAAAYLFMALVLDMDEARLFVDMVRSRARRGLKRKKG